A section of the Scleropages formosus chromosome 16, fSclFor1.1, whole genome shotgun sequence genome encodes:
- the pdlim3a gene encoding PDZ and LIM domain protein 3a isoform X4, producing the protein MPQNVVLHGPAPWGFRLAGGKDFNQPLTITRITPGSKASLANLCPGDVILAIDGVPTEDMLHCEAQTKIKESTNQLSLRIERPETKLWSPFVTEGDNPNPFKVNLEAEQQDLGYFEHKFNVRPKPFTPAGQSSTSRLSSIEDSHVYRMLQESQEETHVPRQSGSFKALQEFVDSDGTRPLVTRSVKAPVTKPPPPAGTLQKLPLCDKCGNGIVGTVVKVRDKFRHPGCFVCSDCDVNLKQKGYFFVEGQLYCETHARARTRPPEGHDLITTYPNK; encoded by the exons ATGCCGCAGAACGTGGTCCTGCACGGTCCGGCCCCCTGGGGCTTCCGCCTGGCGGGGGGCAAGGACTTCAACCAGCCGCTGACCATCACCAGG ATCACTCCTGGCAGCAAGGCATCCCTGGCCAACCTGTGTCCCGGCGATGTCATCCTGGCCATCGACGGGGTCCCCACTGAGGACATGTTGCACTGTGAGGCCCAGACCAAGATCAAAGAGTCCACCAACCAGCTGAGCCTGAGGATcgagag GCCGGAGACGAAGCTGTGGTCCCCGTTCGTCACAGAGGGCGATAATCCCAACCCTTTCAAGGTGAACCTGGAGGCGGAGCAGCAG GACCTCGGCTACTTCGAGCACAAGTTTAATGTCAGGCCAAAGCCGTTCACCCCCGCCGGCCAAAGCAG CACCAGCCGTCTGTCGTCTATCGAGGACTCGCACGTGTACCGCATGCTGCAGGAGAGCCAGGAGGAGACGCACGTGCCGCGCCAGTCGGGCTCCTTCAAGGCCCTGCAGGAGTTTGTGGACAGCGATG GTACCCGTCCCTTGGTCACCAGATCGGTGAAGGCACCCGTCACAAAGCCCCCGCCACCTGCAGGAACCCTCCAGAAGCTGCCCCTCTGCGACAAGTGCGGCAACGGCATCGT GGGGACGGTTGTGAAGGTGCGAGACAAGTTCCGCCACCCCGGCTGCTTCGTGTGCTCCGACTGCGACGTGAACCTCAAGCAGAAGGGCTACTTCTTCGTGGAAGGGCAGCTGTATTGCGAGACCCACGCCCGCGCCCGGACGAGACCCCCGGAGGGGCATGACCTCATCACCACCTACCCCAACAAGTAG
- the pdlim3a gene encoding PDZ and LIM domain protein 3a isoform X3, translating into MPQNVVLHGPAPWGFRLAGGKDFNQPLTITRITPGSKASLANLCPGDVILAIDGVPTEDMLHCEAQTKIKESTNQLSLRIERPETKLWSPFVTEGDNPNPFKVNLEAEQQDLGYFEHKFNVRPKPFTPAGQSSTSRLSSIEDSHVYRMLQESQEETHVPRQSGSFKALQEFVDSDAGTRPLVTRSVKAPVTKPPPPAGTLQKLPLCDKCGNGIVGTVVKVRDKFRHPGCFVCSDCDVNLKQKGYFFVEGQLYCETHARARTRPPEGHDLITTYPNK; encoded by the exons ATGCCGCAGAACGTGGTCCTGCACGGTCCGGCCCCCTGGGGCTTCCGCCTGGCGGGGGGCAAGGACTTCAACCAGCCGCTGACCATCACCAGG ATCACTCCTGGCAGCAAGGCATCCCTGGCCAACCTGTGTCCCGGCGATGTCATCCTGGCCATCGACGGGGTCCCCACTGAGGACATGTTGCACTGTGAGGCCCAGACCAAGATCAAAGAGTCCACCAACCAGCTGAGCCTGAGGATcgagag GCCGGAGACGAAGCTGTGGTCCCCGTTCGTCACAGAGGGCGATAATCCCAACCCTTTCAAGGTGAACCTGGAGGCGGAGCAGCAG GACCTCGGCTACTTCGAGCACAAGTTTAATGTCAGGCCAAAGCCGTTCACCCCCGCCGGCCAAAGCAG CACCAGCCGTCTGTCGTCTATCGAGGACTCGCACGTGTACCGCATGCTGCAGGAGAGCCAGGAGGAGACGCACGTGCCGCGCCAGTCGGGCTCCTTCAAGGCCCTGCAGGAGTTTGTGGACAGCGATG CAGGTACCCGTCCCTTGGTCACCAGATCGGTGAAGGCACCCGTCACAAAGCCCCCGCCACCTGCAGGAACCCTCCAGAAGCTGCCCCTCTGCGACAAGTGCGGCAACGGCATCGT GGGGACGGTTGTGAAGGTGCGAGACAAGTTCCGCCACCCCGGCTGCTTCGTGTGCTCCGACTGCGACGTGAACCTCAAGCAGAAGGGCTACTTCTTCGTGGAAGGGCAGCTGTATTGCGAGACCCACGCCCGCGCCCGGACGAGACCCCCGGAGGGGCATGACCTCATCACCACCTACCCCAACAAGTAG
- the pdlim3a gene encoding PDZ and LIM domain protein 3a isoform X2, whose protein sequence is MPQNVVLHGPAPWGFRLAGGKDFNQPLTITRITPGSKASLANLCPGDVILAIDGVPTEDMLHCEAQTKIKESTNQLSLRIERPETKLWSPFVTEGDNPNPFKVNLEAEQQESKPIGSAHNRRSQPFVAAANIDDKRQVVSSSYNSPIGLYSTGNIQDALQGQLRGLVQSKPEGTSRLSSIEDSHVYRMLQESQEETHVPRQSGSFKALQEFVDSDGTRPLVTRSVKAPVTKPPPPAGTLQKLPLCDKCGNGIVGTVVKVRDKFRHPGCFVCSDCDVNLKQKGYFFVEGQLYCETHARARTRPPEGHDLITTYPNK, encoded by the exons ATGCCGCAGAACGTGGTCCTGCACGGTCCGGCCCCCTGGGGCTTCCGCCTGGCGGGGGGCAAGGACTTCAACCAGCCGCTGACCATCACCAGG ATCACTCCTGGCAGCAAGGCATCCCTGGCCAACCTGTGTCCCGGCGATGTCATCCTGGCCATCGACGGGGTCCCCACTGAGGACATGTTGCACTGTGAGGCCCAGACCAAGATCAAAGAGTCCACCAACCAGCTGAGCCTGAGGATcgagag GCCGGAGACGAAGCTGTGGTCCCCGTTCGTCACAGAGGGCGATAATCCCAACCCTTTCAAGGTGAACCTGGAGGCGGAGCAGCAG GAATCGAAGCCGATTGGCTCGGCTCACAACCGGAGGAGCCAGCCGTTTGTGGCAGCAGCCAACATCGACGACAAGAGGCAGGTGGTCAGCTCGTCCTACAACTCGCCCATAGGCCTGTACTCGACGGGCAACATCCAGGACGCCCTGCAGGGGCAGCTGCGGGGCCTCGTGCAGAGCAAGCCGGAGGG CACCAGCCGTCTGTCGTCTATCGAGGACTCGCACGTGTACCGCATGCTGCAGGAGAGCCAGGAGGAGACGCACGTGCCGCGCCAGTCGGGCTCCTTCAAGGCCCTGCAGGAGTTTGTGGACAGCGATG GTACCCGTCCCTTGGTCACCAGATCGGTGAAGGCACCCGTCACAAAGCCCCCGCCACCTGCAGGAACCCTCCAGAAGCTGCCCCTCTGCGACAAGTGCGGCAACGGCATCGT GGGGACGGTTGTGAAGGTGCGAGACAAGTTCCGCCACCCCGGCTGCTTCGTGTGCTCCGACTGCGACGTGAACCTCAAGCAGAAGGGCTACTTCTTCGTGGAAGGGCAGCTGTATTGCGAGACCCACGCCCGCGCCCGGACGAGACCCCCGGAGGGGCATGACCTCATCACCACCTACCCCAACAAGTAG
- the sorbs2a gene encoding sorbin and SH3 domain-containing protein 2 has translation MGSEPKSCDFEATALSGTPPAGPHGSQRSPPPLLSPCPQHPPLPAPSLTVAQSSFHFIIIITITVTIIIVIICVESMMVFVAGLARIPRVMPNQCGFLPFHLRGGNDSLRLRSPRLTSTSFFSGSESHSSDSDAWRSRSATDALGNGDAGTTSLAAKGFRSVRPNLQDKKSPTPPEAPPTLPGNAPPDPCSSPTPLAPSPFERAASPLTASALSHYSSSSAGMLEELQVDSPPGTATPSPTLCLLSAAADDTALTSTAVFATNGGAAVNGSTGFGQGAFSRPAYPPAPPSLSPGAGALHSSWSAGEPERRGPPNGWAVHRERHESPRRTPADPSSAFFRERESDAGRVAVPIARFEEEERRVSIIKAPHYEGIGPVDESGIPIAIRTTVDRPKDWYKTMFKQIHMVHKPDDDYADSYSGAYAAMNTDGPSSLLHAHPPPRTHTYRPLSKNPSDNGPAALRDPSPSPSAVSPSPLPPPPPPMPSLTQLQPRERERDLPDANEWGPPDRKVDTRKYRAEPRSIFEYEPGKSSILEQERPTSSLHPDDIDLENEPWYRFFSELEFGQPPPKKRLDYNPDIVPRGPSQTSLYLAPVDRDPDRPSSSASDYRKRRKSEPAFSQPGQQGDGNAPQPSPGSGDPHRSGSSGAARRPLARSSPSSPSRVKGGNMSPMYSPHLGCSGPVGEGPRDRRHLRPPPSAPCATVPPDSKRSVWQTHRQNAETWSSGEEAPEPRLKSRSCDDLLMDGGGAGGGAGAGPGRARSESPAPDSPEPRARQRPAHDVPGFLQLYRKMHRIERRELLASEVIRSVRARILELEAERQPDRRPEWREQGPEVPRDMVPTRISEYERLIQKSRSMPNLDEAAGSEGTTPRRRFSIESLLEEDHPARDSPEGRPQRPDTGGPPTPGAPQDPARPHRAAPARFDGSDSDREAAPSELSDFIQVEGSSFCSESDFDRCSLTSSESLYGSGRHPVLPRLLHGSCKGRCPASYTRFTTMLRHERARRERRPPLRREEAQPGLSKLAFLVSPVPFRRSKGSNPERATRRPKRGASVYEALDRALRDVCEHLRARGGAAEDRILRRLLAELLPEVPDRDSSLRRTLRPYSPQPDGAPYWPDHSASYHHTDFRGQSHAYADYGQDQDTSRGYSYPEGGRYTSHKRGTTPDKEKQPARAIYDFKAQTAKELTFKKGDTVSIIRQIDSNWYEGEHRGRVGIFPISYVEKIAPTEKQQPARPPPPAQVREIGEAVARYNFNADTNVELSLRKGERVILLRQVDQNWYEGRIPETQRQGIFPVSYVDVIKRSPTTPTRSPGSQGYASDRDRSHTPSSSKPAFKRDVVVEGKPPLSPVTSRRTCRSPVGHASAPPPRPLRPAFVRDAPPCGGEPFQALYNYLPRNEDELELKEGDLVDVMERCDDGWFVGTSRRTKLFGTFPGNYVKRL, from the exons atgggatctgaacccaagtcctGCGATTTTGAGGCGACGGCTCTAAGCGGTACGCCGCCTGCTGGCCCTCATGGTTCACagcgctccccccccccgctatTGTCTCCGTGCCCCCAgcatcctcctcttcctgctccatcTCTCACTGTTGCCCAGAGCTCTTTccatttcatcatcatcatcaccatcaccgtcaccatcatcatcgtcatAATCTGTGTAGAGTCGATGATGGTGTTTGTTGCAGGCTTGGCTCGAATCCCTCGTGTGATGCCGAATCAGTGCGGGTTTCTCCCGTTTCACCTGAGAGGAGGTAACGACTCGCTCCGTCTGCGTTCGCCCCGGCTGACCTCCACCTCTTTCTTTTCAGGAAGCGAATCTCACTCGTCCGACTCAG ATGCCTGGAGGTCGCGCAGCGCCACTGACGCCCTGGGCAACGGCGACGCCGGCACCACCTCTCTGGCCGCCAAGGGCTTCCGCAGCGTCCGGCCCAACCTGCAGGACAAGAAGTCGCCGACGCCG CCTGAGGCCCCGCCCACCCTCCCTGGAAATGCCCCGCCAGACCCAtgctcctcccccacccctctggccccctcccccttcgagCGCGCGGCATCGCCCCTCACCGCGTCCGCCCTCAGCCACTACTCGTCCTCGTCCGCCGGcatgctggaggagctgcaggtggACTCCCCCCCCGGCACGGCCACGCCCTCCCCGACACTGTGTCTGCTGTCCGCTGCCGCCGACGACACCGCCCTAACCTCCACCGCCGTCTTCGCCACCAAT GGCGGCGCGGCGGTGAACGGAAGCACCGGCTTCGGTCAGGGAGCCTTCTCCCGCCCGGCCTACCCGCCGGCGCCCCCCTCCCTCAGCCCCGGTGCGGGAGCCCTGCATTCCAGCTGGAGCGCAGGTGAGCCGGAGCGCCGCGGTCCCCCGAATGGGTGGGCTGTTCACCGAGAACGTCACGAATCCCCCCGTCGAACCCCCGCAGACCCGTCCTCCGCCTTCTTCCGGGAGCGCGAGTCCGACGCCGGCCGTGTCGCCGTGCCCATCGCCCGctttgaggaggaggagaggagggtgTCCATCATCAAGGCCCCCCACTACGAGGGCATCGGCCCCGTGGACGAGTCCGGCATCCCCATCGCCATCAGAACG ACGGTGGACCGACCCAAGGACTGGTACAAGACCATGTTCAAGCAGATCCACATGGTGCACAAACCAG ATGATGACTACGCCGACTCGTACAGTGGCGCGTACGCAGCGATGAACACAG ATGGACCGTCCAGCCTTCTCCACGCCCACCCTCCCCCGCGAACCCACACGTACCGACCTCTGTCCAAGAACCCCTCGGACAACGGCCCCGCCGCCCTCCGGGACCCGTCGCCTTCCCCGTCGGCCGTCTCTCCGTCGCccctgccgccgccgccccctccCATGCCGTCCCTGACTCAGCTGCAGCCGCGGGAACGGGAGCGGGATCTACCGGACGC GAACGAGTGGGGACCCCCGGACCGGAAGGTGGACACGCGGAAGTACCGCGCCGAGCCTCGCAGCATCTTCGAGTACGAGCCGGGAAAGTCCTCGATCCTGGAGCAGGAGCGCCCG ACTAGCTCCTTACACCCAGATGACATAGATTTAGAGAACGAGCCCTGGTATAGGTTCTTTTCCGAGCTGGAGTTCGGGCAGCCG CCTCCCAAAAAGCGCCTGGATTATAATCCAGACATTGTCCCTCGAGGCCCCTCCCAG ACATCCCTGTACCTCGCTCCGGTGGACCGCGATCCAGACAGACCGTCGAG CTCGGCCAGCGACTACAGGAAGCGGAGGAAGTCGGAGCCGGCGTTCAGCCAGCCGGGGCAGCAGGGCGACGGGAATGCCCCCCAGCCGTCCCCGGGATCGGGGGACCCGCACAGGAGCGGTAGCAGCGGCGCCGCCCGGAGGCCCCTGGCTCGATCCTCGCCCTCCTCGCCCTccagggtcaaag GTGGGAATATGAGCCCAATGTACTCACCGCATTTAGGTTGTTCAGGTCCCGTCGGCGAAGGGCCGAGGGACCGGCGTCACCTGCGCCCGCCCCCCTCGGCCCCGTGCGCCACCGTCCCGCCGGACTCCAAGCGCTCCGTGTGGCAGACACACCGGCAGAACGCAGAAACATGGAGTAGCGGCGAGGAAGCACCGGAGCCCCGGCTGAAATCGCGCAGCTGCGACGACCTTCTGATGGATGGAGGCGGGGCTGGAGGCGGGGCCGGGGCGGGGCCAGGAAGGGCGCGCTCCGAGAGCCCCGCCCCCGACTCCCCTGAGCCGCGGGCCCGGCAGCGGCCGGCCCACGATGTGCCGGGCTTCCTGCAGCTATACCGGAAGATGCACCGCATTGAACGGCGCGAGCTGCTTGCATCCGAGGTGATCCGTTCGGTGCGCGCCCGCATCCTGGAGCTGGAGGCCGAGAGGCAGCCGGATCGACGCCCCGAGTGGCGGGAGCAGGGCCCCGAGGTGCCCCGAGACATGGTGCCCACCCGCATCTCCGAGTACGAGCGCCTCATCCAGAAGTCCCGCTCCATGCCCAACCTGGACGAGGCGGCGGGCTCGGAGGGCACGACGCCGCGGCGCCGCTTCTCCATCGAGTCCCTGCTGGAGGAGGACCATCCAGCGCGAGACTCGCCCGAGGGCCGGCCGCAGCGCCCCGACACCGGGGGCCCCCCGACCCCCGGCGCGCCTCAGGACCCCGCCCGCCCCCACCGCGCCGCCCCCGCCCGCTTCGACGGCTCGGACAGCGACCGCGAGGCAGCGCCCTCTGAACTGAGCGACTTCATACAGGTGGAGGGCTCCTCCTTCTGCAGCGAGAGCGACTTCGACCGCTGCTCGCTCACTTCCTCCGAGAGTCTGTACGGCTCCGGCCGCCACCCGGTGCTGCCGCGCCTTCTGCACGGCTCCTGCAAGGGGCGCTGCCCCGCCTCCTACACCCGCTTCACCACCATGCTCCGCCACGAGAGGGCGCGCCGAGAGCGACGGCCCCCGCTTCGCCGGGAGGAGGCGCAGCCCGGCCTTTCGAAGCTCGCCTTCCTGGTGAGCCCAGTGCCTTTCCGCCGGAGCAAGGGCTCGAACCCCGAGCGCGCCACCCGCCGCCCCAAGCGCGGCGCATCCGTGTACGAGGCCCTCGACCGCGCCCTGCGCGACGTCTGTGAGCACCTGAGGGCGCGGGGCGGCGCCGCCGAGGACAGGATCCTGCGGCGGCTGCTGGCCGAGCTGCTGCCCGAGGTACCGGACAGGGACTCGTCGCTGCGGCGCACCCTGCGTCCCTACTCCCCGCAGCCCGAcggcgccccctactggcctGACCACAGTGCCTCCTACCACCACACAGACTTCCGCGGCCAGAGCCACGCCTATGCTGATTACGGTCAAG atcaGGACACCTCCAGGGGGTACTCCTACCCAGAGGGGGGGCGCTACACCTCCCACAAGAGGGGGACCACCCCAGACAAAGAG AAACAGCCTGCCAGGGCCATATATGACTTCAAGGCACAGACGGCAAA AGAGCTGACGTTCAAGAAGGGCGACACGGTTAGCATCATCCGCCAGATCGACAGCAACTGGTACGAGGGGGAGCACCGCGGCCGCGTCGGCATCTTCCCCATCTCCTACGTGGAG AAAATCGCCCCGACGGAGAAGCAGCAGCCAGCCAGGCCCCCCCCGCCGGCGCAGGTGCGAGAGATCGGCGAGGCGGTGGCCCGGTACAACTTCAACGCCGACACCAACGTGGAGCTGTCGCTCAGAAAG GGCGAGAGAGTGATCCTGCTCAGACAGGTCGACCAGAACTGGTACGAGGGAAGGATCCCGGAGACGCAGCGCCAGGGTATTTTCCCCGTCTCCTACGTGGACGTCATTAAGCGGTCGCCGACTACGCCGACCAGGAGCCCGGGTTCGCAGGGCTACGCCAGTGACCGGGACCGTTCGCACACCCCCTCCTCTTCCAAG CCGGCGTTTAAGCGCGACGTGGTCGTTGAGGGTAAGCCCCCCCTTAGCCCCGTGACGTCAAGGAGGACCTGCAGGTCCCCGGTGGGCCACGCCTCTGCGCCGCCCCCCAGG CCCCTCCGGCCAGCGTTTGTGCGGGATGCGCCGCCTTGTGGAGGAGAGCC GTTCCAGGCCCTCTACAACTACCTGCCACGCAACGAGGATGAGCTGGAGCTGAAGGAAGGGGACCTGGTGGATGTCATGGAGAGGTGTGACGACGGCTGGTTCgtag GCACGTCGAGAAGAACGAAGCTGTTTGGCACCTTCCCCGGGAACTACGTAAAGCGTCTGTAG
- the pdlim3a gene encoding PDZ and LIM domain protein 3a isoform X1, which translates to MPQNVVLHGPAPWGFRLAGGKDFNQPLTITRITPGSKASLANLCPGDVILAIDGVPTEDMLHCEAQTKIKESTNQLSLRIERPETKLWSPFVTEGDNPNPFKVNLEAEQQESKPIGSAHNRRSQPFVAAANIDDKRQVVSSSYNSPIGLYSTGNIQDALQGQLRGLVQSKPEGTSRLSSIEDSHVYRMLQESQEETHVPRQSGSFKALQEFVDSDAGTRPLVTRSVKAPVTKPPPPAGTLQKLPLCDKCGNGIVGTVVKVRDKFRHPGCFVCSDCDVNLKQKGYFFVEGQLYCETHARARTRPPEGHDLITTYPNK; encoded by the exons ATGCCGCAGAACGTGGTCCTGCACGGTCCGGCCCCCTGGGGCTTCCGCCTGGCGGGGGGCAAGGACTTCAACCAGCCGCTGACCATCACCAGG ATCACTCCTGGCAGCAAGGCATCCCTGGCCAACCTGTGTCCCGGCGATGTCATCCTGGCCATCGACGGGGTCCCCACTGAGGACATGTTGCACTGTGAGGCCCAGACCAAGATCAAAGAGTCCACCAACCAGCTGAGCCTGAGGATcgagag GCCGGAGACGAAGCTGTGGTCCCCGTTCGTCACAGAGGGCGATAATCCCAACCCTTTCAAGGTGAACCTGGAGGCGGAGCAGCAG GAATCGAAGCCGATTGGCTCGGCTCACAACCGGAGGAGCCAGCCGTTTGTGGCAGCAGCCAACATCGACGACAAGAGGCAGGTGGTCAGCTCGTCCTACAACTCGCCCATAGGCCTGTACTCGACGGGCAACATCCAGGACGCCCTGCAGGGGCAGCTGCGGGGCCTCGTGCAGAGCAAGCCGGAGGG CACCAGCCGTCTGTCGTCTATCGAGGACTCGCACGTGTACCGCATGCTGCAGGAGAGCCAGGAGGAGACGCACGTGCCGCGCCAGTCGGGCTCCTTCAAGGCCCTGCAGGAGTTTGTGGACAGCGATG CAGGTACCCGTCCCTTGGTCACCAGATCGGTGAAGGCACCCGTCACAAAGCCCCCGCCACCTGCAGGAACCCTCCAGAAGCTGCCCCTCTGCGACAAGTGCGGCAACGGCATCGT GGGGACGGTTGTGAAGGTGCGAGACAAGTTCCGCCACCCCGGCTGCTTCGTGTGCTCCGACTGCGACGTGAACCTCAAGCAGAAGGGCTACTTCTTCGTGGAAGGGCAGCTGTATTGCGAGACCCACGCCCGCGCCCGGACGAGACCCCCGGAGGGGCATGACCTCATCACCACCTACCCCAACAAGTAG